Part of the Pseudomonas chlororaphis genome, GGCAAGGCAACGATCAGCCCATAGAGGATGGTCTTGCCGATGTCGGCGCCGAACACCCCGATGGCCAGCAGCGGCCCCGGGTGTGGCGGTACCAGGCCGTGCACGGCGGACAGGCCGGCGAGCAGCGGGATGCCGATCTTGATGATCGACACGCCGGTGCGCCGGGCCACGATGAACACCAGCGGGATCAACAGCACGAAGCCGATTTCGAAGAACAGCGGAATCCCCACCAGGAACGCGGCGAACATCATGGCCCACTGCACCTTGTCCTTGCCGAACGCGCGGATCAAGGTCTGGGCGATCTGGTCGGCCCCGCCCGACTCGGCCATCATCTTGCCGAGCATCGTGCCCAGCGCCAGGATGATCCCGACAAAGCCCAGCACCCCCCCGAAGCCGTCCTGGAACGCCTTGATGATGGTGCCGATCGGCATGCCCGAGGTCAGGCCGAGAAACGCGGCGGCGATGGTCAGGGCAATGAACGGGTGGAGTTTGAACTGGGTGATGAGGAGGATAAGTCCGATCACCGTGACCACTGCATCGAGCAGTAGGAACGTCTCGTGGGACATGCCAAACATGAGGGGTGTCTCCTGATTTGTTGTTGTTATTGAAGCAGTTAGTTGTAAGCCGTCGGGACAGCGCTATCTTTCTGACGCAAAAACAGTGGGGCTCAGCTCGCCAGCTTCAAGCCGTGTTCCAACCACCAGGCGTAGGCTTGCTGGGCCAGTTCGTCGACGCTGTGGCTGGACGCGTCCAGAGCCAGGGTCAGGGGCTCGCCGACAGGGGACTGGAGGGTGGCAAACTGGCTGTCGATCAGGGTCGACGGCATGAAATGGCCCGGACGATGGGACACGCGGTCGGCGGCCACTTCGGGGGTCAGTTCGAGGAATACGAAGCCCAAGCCCGGCAAGGCGCTGCGCAGACGTTCGCGATAACTGCGCTTGAGGGCCGAACAGGTCAGCACCGGGCGTTCGCCGGTGGCATCGACGCGGCGCAACTCGTCGCACAGGCTGTCGAGCCAGCCGGCACGGTCGTCGTCGTTCAGGGGAATACCGGCGCTCATCTTCTGGATGTTGGCCGCAGGGTGGAAGGTGTCGCCTTCGATGGCGGTGGCGCCGCTCAACTGGCACAGGGCCTGGCTGACACAGGTTTTGCCGCAACCGGCAACGCCCATGATGACCAGGGCGGTGATGGGATTGTTCATGTAACACCTCAGCGCGCAGACAGCGCTACCTTTGCCAGTTATGACACCGCAGCAAAAGCAGAAGTTGCCGACGCCTTCTTGTCATTTTTGTGGTTGCAGCATGTTCGTTCACGACACCCACGCACGAGGTTCAGGCAAACCCCGCTCACGCATTTGCAGCCGCGTCGAGACAGCGCTACCTTAGTGCCTTGATTTTTGTTTGGCAAGCCGCCCTGATGACCGCCCCTAAAAACGATAAGAATCCTCGCACCACCGGCCGCCCTACCCTCAACGAAGTAGCACACCTGGCCGGTGTCAGCCCCATCACCGCTTCCCGCGCCCTGCGCGGCGTCAGCACCGTGGCCACGGAACTGGTGGAAAAAGTCCGCCAGGCCGCGCTGGAACTCAACTACGTGGTCAACCCGGCCGCCCGTGCGCTGGCATCGGCCCAGAGCCATTCGGTGGTGGTGCTGGTCCCGTCGCTGTCCAACCTGCTGTTCATCGACACCCTCGAGGCGATCCATCGTGTGCTGCGGCCCAAGGGCTTCGAAGTGGTGATCGGCAACTAC contains:
- a CDS encoding gluconokinase — its product is MNNPITALVIMGVAGCGKTCVSQALCQLSGATAIEGDTFHPAANIQKMSAGIPLNDDDRAGWLDSLCDELRRVDATGERPVLTCSALKRSYRERLRSALPGLGFVFLELTPEVAADRVSHRPGHFMPSTLIDSQFATLQSPVGEPLTLALDASSHSVDELAQQAYAWWLEHGLKLAS